The genomic stretch TGTTGTGTCACATGCGTGACTGTAAGGCGTTAGGAACTCTGATTGTACCTATGTGGAAATCGGCTCAGTTCTGGCCTTTATTGTGCAGTGACGGTGTTCATCTAAATTCATTCGTGAAAGACTGCCTGTTTCTTCCGAACAGACCGGATCTCTTTGTTAAGGGTAGGGCACAGAATACCTTGTTTGGTACCAAGGCACTTAAGTCTCGATGTCTTGCAATTCGGATTGACTTTGCTACCGTGGGTTTTTGTACCTCTCCCAAAGGGTGGTGTCTTGTATGCCGATCTTAGAAGATTTGCTCAGGTATGTCTAACGCGGTTTTTCAATTGACCTACCTCAGGTATTGTACTGTTCAGTATCATGAAcaagaaaactattttattaaaGTCCTGCCTTCCTCCTGGATGTCGGCAGATGATTGGATAGCGTTAAACCTTGTCAGTTGTTATATGACAGCCCCCGGTGGCGTATAAGAATTCTTTGTGTGCAACCCTGCCGTTGTCGCAAGTATTTATGTGAAGTATTCAGTTGTGACTTATTTTAGTAGCCCCCCGGTGGCGTTCTTTATTCTTTAATTACACCCCCGGTGGTGTGGTATTTATTTGGATTACGTTACAgttctgttttgctttggtaGCCCCCCAGTGGCGTTTTAGAGTTCTTTGCGcgcaccccccggtggtgtggcatGTATTTAGGTGTTGCTTACAGTTGTGactttcttaaagtgcccccgCTGGTGTTTTAGAGTTTTATGTGtacaccccccggtggtgtggcatACGTTCTGAGGCCGTTGTTCATGGCCGTTCTGTTTGGATATTTGTTATCTAATCTTGTTTAGAGAACGCCGGGCATGGTAAAACGACTATTCCGGGCAGTAAGTTGTTCATTTCGTTTGCCAGCGTTTTTTGGGCTGGTGCCCGGTTCCGTTGCTAGAAGGGTTTAGTTTCTTGGGGTTTGTGTGGTACCCTGGGTTATATTGTTATTTGTTATATACAAAACGTcacgaaacgtcagctttcagaatctgtgtacggtggccaatttacattatcaactccgttgatattaccaaatttttgtatactacttccctacCAACGcatcaccacagtttctttagaaactaccctccTCACTCATTTTTTATATGTTAGGTCGattgtttcctttctttggacgtttatatatttgtattgattcaatgcaattgctttttgttttctattatgTTTCGCTTCATGTTTTTGCTTCTGGAGTATGGGCTACGTTAGCTGGTTTGCATGATCCGACTTTGAGAGAGGTGGCTTCCAGATTGGCGTCCACGGTCATCGCGTCCAGGGCCACAGGGACCACTGATGCGTATAGGAGGGCTTTTCTGAGATGGATAGGTTTTGCTGCTTCTTCGGATAAAATCCAGGCTTTCCCTGCCAGGCCGGAGCATGTGACCTTGTACCGTCAGCATGTCCTGGATACGACCAAGTCTCGTTCTTCGGTGGTTTCGGCAAATAACGGTATTCAGTGGGCTCGCAACTGATGTTCCTTCTCCTACCAACAGTTCCATTGTCCATGCTATTAGCAGAGCTTCCAAGAGGATAATCGGCACACGAGTGACTAACAAAAAGGAGCCGATTTCGCGCAATATGATCAGAAAGCTTGTCGACATTTCCAATTTAGACAATTTGCTTGAACTGAGGAATGTATGTATTTTCCTCTTGGCATATGCCGGTTTTTTCACAATTGAAGAAGTGCTTCACATTAAGTATGGCGACATAAGTTTTCATAGTGGTTATGTAGTCATTAATCTTGAGGTCAGTAAGACCGATCAGCTTAGGAAAGGAAAACAAGTAGTCATTGCAGAGAGTTCAATCGATGATACTTGTCCTGTAAAGATTTTAAAGCGTTATTTGTCTCATCTTGCAAGTTCTCCCGTTGATCCTAGTCATTATGTTTTCAGGGCTCTTTCTAAGACCAGATCAGGTCATACTTTAGTTCCCATTAATAAGTCTATAAGCTATTCAAGTGTGCGAGATTATTTTAAGAGTACCTTTAAGGATATTGTACCtgacatttctttgtttagtacGCATTCATTAAGAGCAGGAGGTACCTCGGTCGCTGCTAATGCAGGTGTGGCTGACAGGCTTTTTCAGAGACATGGTAGATGGAAGTCAGTTTTGGCTAAAAACGGATATCTTGAGGATAGTTTGGAATCTAGATTGTTAGTTTCTACGAATTTGGGAAGTTAGCTTTCTTGTTTTGTGTTTCATTagttcatttattcattttccctttctttgtctcTATCAGGGtaaattgtacatctgatgactgacggacgcatcctcaataaactttcactttcaatgtctcgtgttagtgtagtcagaatgagtaatttctgacgtttgaataaattagtcggaaattattattctgacggcacgattgagaggtttgcgggttgttatgggatgtgctaggaatatataggctttgcgcgggagatttaggtcattctaggtccgtcagtcgtcgcgttcgctcgattttctttttcttttgtaatctttgtatgagagagtttatcttgtaatgtattttttgtatattgatcagtcgtaccctttcctcgg from Montipora capricornis isolate CH-2021 chromosome 12, ASM3666992v2, whole genome shotgun sequence encodes the following:
- the LOC138027554 gene encoding integrase/recombinase xerD homolog; the protein is MSWIRPSLVLRWFRQITVFSGLATDVPSPTNSSIVHAISRASKRIIGTRVTNKKEPISRNMIRKLVDISNLDNLLELRNVCIFLLAYAGFFTIEEVLHIKYGDISFHSGYVVINLEVSKTDQLRKGKQVVIAESSIDDTCPVKILKRYLSHLASSPVDPSHYVFRALSKTRSGHTLVPINKSISYSSVRDYFKSTFKDIVPDISLFSTHSLRAGGTSVAANAGVADRLFQRHGRWKSVLAKNGYLEDSLESRLLVSTNLGS